The following proteins come from a genomic window of Frankia casuarinae:
- a CDS encoding phytanoyl-CoA dioxygenase family protein, with the protein MLTDSLDLTTWQASGVLLMDGFLGPERLREVRRWVDEIEALPGREDGLLQYDETTGDGFSVRCRTENIVPFHDGMRALLTRGTLLDIASMLLGEPAVLYKEKINYKEPGGAGFAPHQDAPAYPFVRSTITCMIAIDDSTTDNGCLDVVEGMHHEPLPTDDVGCIPASLAETLLWKPVPVRAGSLLWFNWYVPHRSGVNTSPHRRRAIYLTYNAASDGDHRHHYYQEKQHRLAAGTDRISLIGHFTGDSHVSARGAEESA; encoded by the coding sequence TTGCTGACCGATTCCCTTGACCTCACGACCTGGCAGGCCAGTGGCGTTCTTCTCATGGACGGCTTCCTTGGCCCGGAGCGCCTGCGGGAGGTGCGACGCTGGGTCGATGAGATCGAGGCCCTGCCGGGCCGCGAGGACGGTCTGCTGCAGTACGACGAGACCACCGGGGACGGATTCTCGGTGCGGTGCCGCACCGAGAACATCGTGCCCTTCCATGACGGCATGCGTGCCTTGCTCACCCGGGGCACGCTGCTCGACATTGCCAGCATGTTGCTCGGCGAGCCCGCCGTCCTCTACAAAGAAAAGATCAACTATAAGGAACCCGGCGGCGCCGGGTTCGCCCCACACCAGGACGCGCCCGCCTACCCCTTTGTCCGGTCCACCATCACCTGCATGATCGCTATCGACGATTCCACCACCGACAATGGCTGCCTGGACGTCGTCGAAGGCATGCACCACGAGCCGCTCCCCACCGACGATGTCGGCTGCATCCCCGCCAGTCTCGCCGAGACCCTCCTCTGGAAACCCGTCCCCGTCCGCGCTGGGTCGTTGCTCTGGTTCAACTGGTACGTCCCGCACCGCTCCGGAGTCAACACCTCACCACATCGTCGCCGGGCCATCTACCTCACCTACAACGCAGCCTCCGACGGTGACCACCGCCACCACTACTACCAGGAAAAGCAGCACCGCCTAGCCGCCGGCACCGACCGAATCAGCCTCATCGGCCACTTCACCGGCGACAGCCACGTCAGCGCCCGGGGCGCCGAGGAATCTGCATGA
- a CDS encoding phosphonate degradation HD-domain oxygenase, which yields MNTDRLLHGTFTGADEFCDELFAYLTAVGQSQYDETVTQLEHARQTAALAEADGYDQAAQVAALLHDIGHLLLDEHDAHHNFLAEDLHHEIVGARYLTRWFGPDIGTPVALHVKAKRYLVATDPAYANSLSVASTRSLRVQGGPMTGREVDAFLCLPHADLAIALRRWDDNAKRAGVAVPELDHWRPAVCRLVNEASAVV from the coding sequence ATGAATACCGACCGGCTCCTCCACGGCACCTTCACTGGCGCGGACGAGTTCTGCGATGAACTGTTCGCCTACCTCACCGCCGTTGGCCAAAGTCAATACGACGAAACCGTCACCCAACTCGAACACGCCCGGCAAACCGCCGCCCTCGCCGAAGCCGACGGCTATGACCAGGCCGCGCAGGTCGCCGCGCTGCTGCACGATATCGGCCATCTCCTCCTCGACGAACACGACGCGCACCACAATTTCCTCGCCGAAGACCTCCATCACGAAATCGTCGGAGCACGCTACCTGACCCGATGGTTCGGCCCCGATATCGGCACTCCGGTCGCGCTGCACGTCAAAGCCAAGCGCTATCTCGTGGCCACCGACCCCGCCTACGCCAACAGCCTGTCCGTAGCCTCCACCCGAAGCCTACGCGTCCAAGGCGGCCCGATGACTGGCAGAGAAGTCGATGCCTTCCTTTGCCTGCCACATGCCGACCTCGCCATCGCGTTGCGTCGATGGGACGACAACGCCAAGCGAGCCGGCGTCGCGGTACCGGAACTTGACCATTGGCGTCCGGCTGTCTGCCGGCTGGTCAATGAGGCTTCCGCGGTGGTTTGA
- a CDS encoding GlxA family transcriptional regulator: MLHKETATRHAVVALAVPATVAMDLAIPAQVFGHLDLAEHYTFTLCTEQPGSLPTTTGFALEVAHGLAALDAADTVVVPGYAPLVTPAPGVLDALRAAADRGVRLMSVCTGAFALAAAGLLDGQRATTHWEDAGDLAARHPTVQVDPNVLYVDGERILTSAGVCAGIDLCLHILRRDLGSAVATRVARRLVVAPHRAGGQAQLLRRPVPGPKPGSGGPGRLAATCDWALERLAEPLSVADLAGHAGYATRTFARRFIAEYGVTPRQWLLAHRIAEARLLLEVTDLPVDRIAARCGLGTAANLRIHLARDAANTPSAYRASYQGRPRRASGRADELAP; encoded by the coding sequence GTGCTGCATAAGGAAACGGCCACTCGCCACGCCGTGGTGGCCCTCGCGGTCCCGGCCACCGTCGCGATGGACCTCGCGATCCCGGCCCAGGTGTTCGGCCACCTGGACCTGGCCGAGCATTACACGTTCACGCTGTGCACGGAGCAGCCTGGCTCGCTGCCCACCACCACCGGCTTCGCCTTGGAGGTGGCGCACGGGCTCGCCGCGCTGGATGCCGCTGACACCGTCGTCGTCCCCGGGTACGCCCCACTGGTCACACCCGCACCAGGGGTGCTCGACGCGCTGCGCGCGGCTGCCGACCGCGGCGTCAGACTGATGTCGGTGTGCACCGGAGCGTTCGCCCTCGCTGCCGCCGGGCTACTCGACGGTCAGCGGGCCACCACCCACTGGGAGGACGCGGGCGACCTCGCCGCCCGCCATCCGACGGTGCAGGTGGACCCGAACGTTCTCTACGTCGACGGGGAGCGGATCCTCACCAGCGCCGGAGTGTGCGCGGGGATCGACCTGTGTCTGCACATACTGCGGCGCGACCTCGGCAGTGCCGTCGCCACCCGCGTCGCCCGCCGGCTGGTGGTGGCGCCCCATCGCGCAGGCGGCCAAGCCCAGCTGTTACGCCGCCCGGTGCCCGGTCCAAAGCCCGGCTCTGGCGGTCCTGGCAGGCTGGCCGCGACCTGCGACTGGGCGCTGGAACGGCTCGCCGAGCCACTGTCCGTCGCTGATCTCGCCGGCCACGCTGGCTACGCGACGCGCACGTTCGCCCGGCGCTTCATCGCCGAGTACGGCGTCACGCCCAGGCAGTGGCTGCTCGCCCACCGGATCGCCGAGGCGCGGCTGCTGCTCGAGGTGACCGACCTGCCGGTGGATCGGATCGCCGCCCGTTGCGGACTGGGGACCGCCGCCAACCTGCGGATCCACCTCGCCCGCGACGCCGCCAACACGCCGTCCGCCTACCGCGCCTCCTACCAGGGCCGCCCGCGCCGAGCGAGTGGGCGTGCCGACGAACTCGCCCCGTAA
- a CDS encoding MFS transporter, giving the protein MTTRDAADAPEVASPAGRSRRNTALIFAATLAFTLSLAGSALKNTIQVDFSPIAVDLGVSRGTFAWSTTVFAVVIAVASPVVGVLADRFGGAAVLVSGTVLAGAAFLICAAAPGVSLFASVYGVLGAFAFTMLSYVPLGKLASELFTARGEGLAYAVMTNGPAVGFIVLVPLWVWLGAFASWRAVFVVAGLSMLLVLTPLALLLYRLSGQDEPAPTATPGTPGTADDARLGFGDRLRLAAANPVFLALTVAFTGCGITMAFVDVHLVTDLHEHGMSPGVVSGTLAMLGVFEILGSLAAGRRCDRGRVRQTLLVGYALRGGAMVLVAFDATVTASLAFGVIFGASYLATVVATTLWIGRVLPEGARATGLGLLWTLHSIGAALSSQLGALVADSYNSYTQVAMGEALLVGVSFLLIARLPAPRPAAVPAGASRQ; this is encoded by the coding sequence ATGACGACTCGAGACGCCGCCGACGCACCTGAAGTCGCGTCCCCTGCTGGTCGTAGCCGGCGGAACACGGCGCTGATTTTCGCCGCGACGCTCGCGTTCACGCTGTCGCTGGCCGGGTCGGCGTTGAAGAACACGATTCAAGTGGACTTCTCGCCGATCGCAGTGGACCTTGGTGTCAGCCGCGGGACGTTCGCCTGGTCGACGACGGTCTTCGCTGTGGTCATCGCGGTGGCGAGCCCGGTCGTCGGGGTGCTGGCCGATCGGTTCGGCGGCGCGGCCGTGCTGGTCAGCGGAACGGTGCTCGCCGGTGCCGCCTTCCTGATCTGCGCGGCGGCGCCGGGGGTGTCGCTGTTCGCGTCCGTCTACGGCGTGCTCGGCGCCTTCGCCTTCACGATGCTCTCGTACGTTCCATTGGGAAAGCTTGCCAGCGAGCTGTTCACCGCCCGCGGGGAGGGCCTGGCGTACGCGGTCATGACGAACGGCCCGGCTGTCGGGTTCATCGTGCTGGTGCCGCTGTGGGTGTGGCTCGGCGCGTTCGCGTCCTGGCGGGCCGTCTTCGTCGTCGCCGGTCTGTCGATGCTCCTCGTGCTGACCCCACTTGCGCTGCTGCTGTATCGGCTGTCCGGCCAGGACGAGCCGGCGCCTACGGCGACGCCGGGCACACCCGGGACCGCGGACGACGCGCGGCTCGGCTTCGGGGACCGGTTGCGGCTGGCAGCCGCCAACCCTGTGTTCCTGGCGCTGACCGTCGCGTTCACCGGCTGTGGGATCACGATGGCGTTTGTCGACGTTCACCTGGTCACCGATCTGCACGAACATGGCATGAGCCCGGGTGTCGTCAGTGGCACCCTCGCCATGCTGGGCGTCTTCGAGATCCTTGGCTCACTGGCCGCCGGCCGAAGGTGTGACCGGGGCCGGGTCCGGCAGACCCTGCTTGTCGGTTACGCGCTGCGCGGCGGGGCGATGGTGCTCGTCGCCTTCGACGCGACCGTAACCGCCTCGCTGGCCTTCGGGGTCATCTTCGGGGCGAGCTATCTGGCGACGGTGGTCGCGACCACGCTGTGGATTGGCCGGGTGCTGCCCGAGGGCGCCCGGGCCACCGGCCTCGGTCTGCTGTGGACGCTGCACAGCATCGGCGCCGCTCTCTCCAGCCAGCTGGGCGCGCTGGTCGCCGACTCGTACAACTCCTATACGCAGGTCGCGATGGGCGAGGCGCTGCTGGTCGGGGTGTCGTTCCTGCTGATCGCCCGGCTGCCCGCGCCACGCCCGGCGGCCGTCCCCGCCGGCGCTTCCCGGCAATGA
- a CDS encoding O-succinylhomoserine sulfhydrylase: MTPPSSNRTASGTRRGLATEAVRAGHRQSVDDQHSEALVLTSSYLFDDSHDAAEKFAQRRPGNVYVRFTNPTVRAFEERVARLEGAESAVATASGMAAFLAVSLGLLRGGDHVLLAEGVFGTTTRLYAHYLDRFGVMTTVVPVTDPAAWARAMRAQTRMLVVESPTNPVMAVADIRYLAELAHAAGALLLVDNTLCTPVFQQPIVFGADLVLHSAGKYIDGQGRCGGGVVAGRAGLISELHGVLRTAGPSLSPFNAWIFLKSLETLPVRMRAHDANTAVVAAWLADQPDVRAVHYTGSADHPQRELVAAQQSGHGGVISFELYGGQQASWSFVDRLELVSNTTNIGDTKSMITHPASTTHGRLTPAQRDSAGVTDGLLRLSVGLEDVEDIVADLARAFAATRPAGARAR, translated from the coding sequence ATGACGCCTCCGTCCTCCAACCGTACGGCCTCCGGCACCCGCCGCGGACTGGCGACGGAGGCGGTGCGTGCCGGCCATCGCCAGTCCGTTGACGACCAGCACAGCGAGGCGCTGGTACTCACGTCGAGCTACCTGTTCGACGACTCGCACGACGCGGCGGAGAAGTTCGCGCAGCGGCGCCCCGGCAACGTCTACGTCCGGTTCACGAACCCGACGGTGCGCGCGTTCGAGGAGCGCGTCGCGCGGCTGGAGGGTGCCGAGTCCGCCGTAGCGACCGCGTCCGGGATGGCCGCATTCTTGGCGGTGTCGCTCGGGCTGCTGCGCGGCGGGGACCATGTCCTGCTTGCGGAGGGTGTCTTCGGCACCACGACCCGGCTCTATGCTCACTATCTGGACCGGTTCGGCGTCATGACGACCGTCGTTCCGGTGACCGACCCGGCCGCCTGGGCGCGCGCAATGCGTGCGCAGACCAGGATGCTCGTCGTTGAGAGCCCCACGAACCCGGTAATGGCCGTGGCCGACATCAGGTACCTCGCAGAGCTCGCACATGCCGCCGGCGCGCTGCTGCTGGTCGACAACACCCTGTGCACCCCGGTGTTCCAGCAACCGATCGTGTTTGGCGCAGACCTCGTTCTGCACTCCGCCGGCAAGTACATCGACGGTCAGGGCCGCTGCGGCGGCGGCGTTGTCGCCGGCCGCGCGGGCCTGATCTCCGAGCTGCACGGTGTGCTGCGCACCGCGGGCCCGAGCCTCAGCCCGTTCAACGCGTGGATCTTCCTGAAGAGCCTGGAGACGCTGCCGGTGCGGATGCGGGCGCACGACGCCAACACGGCGGTGGTGGCTGCCTGGCTAGCCGACCAACCGGACGTACGGGCGGTGCACTACACCGGCAGCGCGGATCACCCGCAGCGGGAGCTGGTAGCCGCCCAACAGTCCGGGCACGGCGGAGTGATCAGCTTCGAGCTGTACGGCGGCCAGCAGGCCAGCTGGTCGTTTGTCGACCGGCTTGAGCTCGTGTCGAACACGACAAACATCGGGGACACCAAGTCGATGATCACCCATCCGGCAAGCACCACCCACGGCCGGCTCACGCCGGCACAGCGCGACTCCGCCGGCGTCACCGACGGCCTGCTGCGCCTATCGGTCGGCCTGGAGGACGTCGAGGACATCGTCGCCGATCTGGCCCGGGCGTTCGCAGCGACCAGGCCTGCCGGGGCCCGCGCCCGATGA
- a CDS encoding TenA family transcriptional regulator gives MTLPRDRFRASLEETLHQHLTIAHPVFGLLLDADNPQPRFLQQVALQGYQLTKHFLTYVEHLFFYCPLPRHKRRLLHNLYEEETGRISKTRNHVKLMQDFLLAIGIDDETRDAAVALPTTQELIDYRLAAVKDPDRYHVGAAAVTIASEGQNLEKLGSESRDILFGRVYGLEPRDLLFFSVHQVEDITHTQQGLDLVADLCTTEQMQQEALYAVAHTCELFYGMYEGIYQEYLAGRLLPA, from the coding sequence ATGACGCTCCCGCGGGACAGGTTCAGGGCGTCCCTGGAGGAGACCCTGCACCAGCACCTCACCATCGCCCACCCGGTGTTCGGGCTTCTACTGGACGCGGACAACCCTCAGCCGCGTTTCCTCCAGCAGGTAGCGCTACAGGGCTACCAGCTCACCAAGCACTTCCTTACCTACGTCGAGCACCTGTTCTTCTACTGCCCGCTCCCCCGGCACAAGCGGCGCCTGCTGCACAACCTCTACGAGGAGGAGACCGGGCGGATCTCGAAGACGCGGAACCACGTCAAGCTGATGCAGGACTTCCTGCTAGCGATCGGGATCGACGACGAGACCCGGGATGCCGCCGTCGCGCTGCCGACGACCCAGGAGCTGATCGACTACCGGCTCGCGGCGGTGAAGGATCCGGATCGCTATCACGTCGGTGCCGCCGCGGTCACCATCGCGAGCGAGGGGCAGAACCTGGAGAAGCTAGGCAGCGAGAGCCGCGACATCCTGTTCGGTCGGGTGTACGGGCTCGAGCCGAGGGACCTGCTGTTCTTCTCGGTGCACCAGGTCGAGGACATCACCCACACTCAGCAGGGCCTCGACCTCGTCGCAGACCTGTGCACGACGGAGCAGATGCAGCAGGAGGCGCTCTACGCCGTAGCGCATACCTGCGAGCTGTTCTACGGCATGTACGAGGGCATCTACCAGGAATACCTGGCCGGACGGCTGCTGCCCGCATGA
- a CDS encoding homoserine O-acetyltransferase/O-succinyltransferase family protein — translation MPEKPPHGSLRVGVVDLMAATGRGTGGQQFDRLIRNAANSARVAVHVDVVDLDPTTSHPHLPGSRSDWQRIASFDALVVTGAQPQNSHPEKDPGYPVIERILDLSRRRNFFTVFSCLSAHLALHQMCGVQRRRLAHKRVGVLDHQTVARRGPLTVGLPDVVTMPHSRWNTVDRDELVACGVRLELLTGGSDWAVATSQDGVRQVFVQGHPEYLPDMLLREYRRDVRVFLTDPDAPYPPIPEGYLADTASRRLAAFARRARSQRSPTLATQLPTVGPLPDVARRWTAEATAMTANWIRRVADGSTGRINDPPTRPAAGRHQDDLVLANGCSSVQYGPRLDAGRERDR, via the coding sequence ATGCCGGAGAAGCCACCTCATGGATCCCTCCGTGTCGGAGTCGTTGACCTCATGGCGGCCACCGGCCGAGGAACAGGAGGGCAGCAGTTCGACCGGCTGATAAGAAACGCGGCGAACAGCGCCAGAGTGGCAGTCCACGTCGATGTGGTGGACCTCGACCCGACGACCAGCCATCCCCATCTTCCGGGGTCACGAAGCGATTGGCAGCGAATAGCATCATTCGATGCTCTGGTGGTGACCGGCGCACAGCCACAGAATTCCCACCCAGAGAAGGACCCGGGCTATCCGGTGATCGAGCGGATTCTCGACCTCAGCCGGAGACGGAATTTCTTCACTGTGTTCTCCTGTCTGTCTGCGCATTTAGCCCTCCACCAGATGTGCGGCGTGCAGCGCCGCCGACTGGCACACAAGAGGGTCGGCGTGCTCGACCATCAGACCGTCGCACGACGCGGCCCGCTCACCGTCGGGCTGCCCGACGTCGTCACCATGCCGCATTCCCGATGGAACACTGTGGACCGTGACGAACTCGTCGCCTGCGGCGTGCGCCTGGAGCTGCTTACCGGTGGCTCTGACTGGGCGGTAGCGACCAGTCAGGACGGGGTCCGTCAGGTCTTCGTCCAAGGTCACCCGGAGTACCTGCCCGACATGCTGCTGCGGGAGTACCGCCGCGACGTCCGGGTCTTCCTCACGGACCCTGACGCGCCGTACCCGCCGATCCCGGAGGGCTACCTGGCCGATACCGCAAGCCGGCGGCTCGCCGCGTTCGCCCGGCGCGCCCGCAGCCAGCGCTCTCCCACGCTGGCCACACAGCTGCCCACTGTCGGGCCGCTGCCTGACGTCGCCCGGCGGTGGACCGCGGAGGCGACCGCCATGACCGCGAACTGGATCCGCAGGGTCGCCGACGGATCCACCGGGAGGATCAATGACCCACCTACCCGACCAGCCGCCGGACGGCACCAGGATGACCTGGTCCTGGCCAACGGATGTTCGTCCGTACAGTACGGACCTCGCCTCGATGCTGGCCGCGAGCGTGATCGATGA
- a CDS encoding DHA2 family efflux MFS transporter permease subunit → MAILDSSIVTVALPTIQQDLGFSQANLAWVVNGYLIAFAGLLLLSGRLGDLLGGRPVFIGGLGLFTAASLACGLANTGGLLITFRFLQGAGGALASAVALGMIVTIFPDSRERAKALACYAFVAAAGSSIGLILGGVLTKSLSWPWVFYVNVPLGVLAVVLALWVLPPIAGLGLRESADVLGAGLVTAGLMLGVYTVVRGGADGWSDGGTLGSLAASLLLLAAFVGRQARAAKPLLPLRIFRSRAVGGANIILTLMVAGLFGYQFCTALYLQDVLGYNALRTGLAFLPAPLTIAAVSLGLASPLNTRFGPRPVIVVGLLLVAAALLLLARLPADGSYASDIAPVFVLLGIGFGAAMPALIGQAMAVSDPAEAGVASGVANTTQQIGAALGTAILATLAASRTDSLLDHGRSTTTALTGGFHLAYAVSAALVAAAVLVALFVLRPPGQSRAADSARTADAHPAETDDPTQPAGVPAAGQ, encoded by the coding sequence ATGGCCATCCTGGACAGCTCGATCGTTACGGTCGCGCTGCCGACCATCCAGCAGGACCTCGGCTTCTCCCAGGCGAACCTGGCCTGGGTTGTGAACGGATACCTGATCGCCTTTGCTGGCCTGCTGCTGCTGTCCGGGCGGCTGGGTGACCTGCTGGGCGGCCGGCCCGTCTTCATCGGGGGGCTCGGCCTGTTCACGGCAGCCTCGCTGGCCTGCGGCCTGGCCAACACCGGCGGCCTCCTGATCACGTTCCGCTTCCTGCAGGGCGCCGGGGGGGCGCTGGCCTCCGCGGTGGCACTCGGCATGATAGTCACGATCTTCCCTGACAGCCGGGAGCGGGCCAAGGCACTGGCCTGCTACGCCTTCGTCGCCGCGGCCGGCTCATCGATCGGGCTCATCCTCGGCGGCGTGCTGACCAAGAGTCTCAGCTGGCCGTGGGTCTTCTACGTCAACGTGCCGCTGGGTGTCCTCGCGGTGGTGCTCGCCCTGTGGGTGCTGCCCCCGATCGCCGGGCTCGGGCTGCGCGAGAGCGCGGACGTTCTCGGCGCCGGGCTGGTGACCGCCGGGCTGATGCTCGGCGTCTACACCGTCGTCCGGGGCGGGGCGGACGGCTGGAGCGACGGCGGGACGCTGGGGTCGCTCGCCGCCTCGCTGCTCCTGCTCGCCGCCTTCGTGGGCCGCCAGGCCAGAGCGGCCAAGCCACTGCTGCCGCTGCGCATCTTCCGCTCCCGCGCGGTCGGGGGAGCGAACATCATCCTGACCCTGATGGTGGCCGGCCTGTTCGGCTACCAGTTCTGCACCGCCCTGTACCTGCAGGACGTGCTCGGCTACAACGCGCTGCGCACCGGGCTGGCGTTCCTGCCGGCCCCGCTAACCATCGCGGCCGTCTCGCTGGGCCTCGCGTCGCCGCTGAACACCCGGTTCGGCCCCAGGCCGGTGATCGTCGTCGGGCTGCTGCTGGTCGCCGCGGCGCTCCTACTGTTGGCCCGGCTACCGGCTGACGGCAGCTACGCGAGCGACATCGCCCCGGTGTTCGTCCTGCTGGGTATCGGTTTCGGCGCGGCGATGCCCGCACTGATCGGCCAGGCGATGGCGGTCTCCGACCCCGCCGAGGCCGGCGTCGCATCCGGGGTGGCCAACACCACCCAGCAGATCGGCGCCGCGCTCGGCACCGCGATCCTGGCCACCCTTGCCGCCTCCCGCACCGACTCGCTGCTCGACCACGGCAGGAGCACCACCACCGCCCTCACCGGCGGGTTCCACCTCGCCTACGCGGTGAGCGCGGCCCTGGTCGCCGCGGCCGTCCTCGTCGCCCTGTTCGTCCTGCGCCCGCCCGGCCAGTCGCGGGCCGCCGACAGCGCACGGACCGCCGACGCCCACCCAGCCGAGACCGACGACCCGACGCAGCCGGCGGGGGTGCCGGCCGCGGGACAGTAA
- a CDS encoding winged helix-turn-helix transcriptional regulator: MFQGNSDVIDSPGHEAEACTVLEVLNRISGKWAIGILLRISDGPVRFTELQRSISGISRRMLTLTLRNLERDGLLTRVVYPTVPPKVEYQATDMARELYATLRTLTSWAERHRDDIAVARAAYDRNHGPQGGVE, translated from the coding sequence ATGTTTCAGGGGAACAGCGATGTGATCGACTCCCCCGGCCACGAGGCCGAGGCCTGCACCGTCTTGGAGGTGCTGAACCGGATCAGTGGCAAGTGGGCCATCGGCATCCTGCTGCGGATCAGCGACGGACCGGTCCGGTTCACCGAGCTGCAGCGGTCGATCAGCGGCATCAGCCGGCGGATGCTCACCCTCACACTGCGTAACCTGGAACGTGATGGGCTGCTGACGCGGGTCGTCTACCCCACGGTGCCGCCGAAGGTCGAGTACCAGGCCACCGATATGGCCCGGGAGCTGTATGCCACGCTGCGGACGCTCACATCGTGGGCCGAACGGCACCGCGACGACATCGCCGTGGCCCGCGCGGCCTACGACCGCAACCACGGCCCCCAGGGTGGGGTCGAGTAG
- a CDS encoding putative quinol monooxygenase, whose product MIFITAKFRIKPEYADQWPEISRAFTEATRAEPGCKWFDWSRNIESPTEYVLVEAFQDGDAGAAHVQSDHFRAARQTLPKYLAETPRIVNTVLEQDDWSELGELAVSD is encoded by the coding sequence ATGATCTTTATCACCGCCAAGTTCCGGATCAAGCCGGAGTATGCCGACCAGTGGCCGGAGATCTCACGGGCGTTCACCGAGGCGACCCGCGCTGAGCCGGGCTGCAAATGGTTCGACTGGTCCCGCAACATTGAGAGCCCGACCGAGTACGTACTGGTCGAGGCATTCCAGGATGGCGACGCCGGAGCCGCGCACGTCCAGTCCGACCACTTCAGGGCCGCCCGGCAGACACTGCCGAAGTACCTCGCCGAGACGCCGCGCATCGTGAACACGGTTCTGGAGCAGGACGACTGGTCGGAGCTCGGCGAACTCGCTGTGTCCGACTGA